In the Clostridium gelidum genome, TTTAAATAAACAATAAATAACTATTAGGGTATTATTTCTCTTCGAGGTTTAAAAATAAATTATATGAATTTTATAGTAAAGTAGGGTATAATATATACAAATAAATACAGCAAAGTGAGGATTAATATATGAATAAAAATAAAAAGAATACTTTAATAGGCGCAGGAACTCTATTTGCTGGTCTAGCAGTTTTAGGTGGTACTGTATTAAATAGAAAATTACGAAAGAATAAGCAAGTACAAGAAACTCTGAAAAATAAGACCTATGAAACAGGAAGTATAAGAAAATTTGGTACTTTATATTTAAATGGTGGAAAACAGAAATGCCCAACAGATATAATTAACTATGATGATATTTGCGAATATATGGGAGAAAAAATAGAAATAAAAGATAGTGACAAGATGGCTGAAAACAATCTATTTTGGGTGGAAATTAATGATGATAATAAGAAATTTTTGATTTGCGATAGAAATATTTTAAAAGGAATTTCATGGGATGAATTAAATAATCAAAATTTAGTATTTGGTAAAGTGGTTATTATAGATGGACAAAAATATATCCTAAGACTTCTTAAAGGTGGAGATAAAAAGAAGGATGATGTAGATAATGAGTGGAATAGATATATAGTTAATGAAGATAACATTCTAGGACTTCCTTTATCATCTGAATCTGATAAAAGTGATAAAATTAGCAGCAATGGTTTAGATAAACTAAATGGAGAAAATAATAGCTTATGGCATTGGGTTAATATTTGCAGTCTTACACAAAATATAAAGCGTGAGAAATCATGTATAATAAGAGGTTTTTATTCTAACACTTATCTTAATGATGTAAAAAAAGAAGTAAGCTACAAAACAGTAGGATATAGACCAGTATTAGAAGCAATTGATTAATAAAAGAAAAATAGATACAATTTAAACTTTAATATAATTAAGGTTTGATAAAACAAAAAAAGAAGGTATAGTTGCAATTTTAGCAAGTATACCTTCTTTTTGGCATTAGCTATTTTTGATAAGCCTCAATAAATTATAAAAAAGTTAATATTAATATTTGAAACATAAAAAGAACTAGAAGAAAGAAATGATTGGGATAAATAATAACAATATGTCGAAATATATCGACAAATAGCATGGTAATATGTTATAGTATTTATATATAGAAACAGAGGAGGAAAAAAATGATAAAAGAATGTAAAAAAGGCTACGATGTAAATATAAGAAAATTTGGTATTCAAACCAATGTAATTTTACCATTTGCAAATGTTAATAGTGATGGTACATGCTCTATAAAATGTATAACAGATAAATGTGAATTAATTGATGTATGCGAATATAAAGATTATATTAAAGATTAAAATAACAATTTATATAGGTTCAAAAAATATGAATTGTTAATATTTTTCCACATACATTTAAAGGTAGTCCTAATTTAAAATTGGACTACCTTTAAGGCACATAAAAATAAATAACAAGTCCAAAGTTGCCATGAATATTTTTCATCAGGCAAGGAGGCGAATTGACCTCATAGCGAGCCTATTAGGTCAATTTGCCGACGCAGCATGATGGAAAATAGGCACATTAGAAAAGAGTAGCTGTGCTAAAATACGGAACTTCTCTGGCAAATGGACTTGTTATTTTTTTGATTGTACCTAAATAGACATATAAATAATTCAGTTTATATGTCTACATTTCTCCTAGGAATTTTAAATCCAATATTATTTTCAATTTGTTCTAATTCTCTCATGTTTTTAGGATCTACAAACATACATGTGTAACCACTTTCTCCAGCTCTACCAGTTCTACCTATACGGTGAATATAGCTTTCAACAGTTTCGGGTATATCATAGTTGTAAATATGAGTTATTCCACTTATATCTAAACCTCTTGCTGCTACATCTGTAGCTATTAAATATTGAATGTCTGCATTTCTAAAAGATTTCATTATTCGTTCTCTTTTGTTTTGAGGAATATCGCTATGTAATTTTACACAATCATATTTACGTGTATGCAGAATTACTTCAAGCTCATCAACTCTTCTTTTAGTTCTACAGAATATAATAGCCATAAATGAATTATCTTCATCTAATACTTTGCATAAAGCATCTCTTTTATTTCTATCAGTAGTTTCAACTACATCTTGTTTAATTGCACTTAACGTAACTTCTTCTTTTTTTATAGAAACTATACTTGGATCAATCATATATCTATAAGCTAATTTTTTTACATCTGAATTCATTGTTGCTGAGAAACAAAGGGTTTGATGTTTTTTAGGCATTTCTTTTATAATTGATTCAACTTCATTTTTAAAACCCATTAGTAACATTTGATCTGCTTCATCTAAAATGAAAGTTTTCAATTTACTTAAATCAATTGTTTTTCTTTCTATATGATCTAAAAGTCTACCTGGAGTTGCAATTATTAAATGAATATTTTTATTTAATTTTTTTAGTTGAGATCCAATATCGCGTCCACCATAAGTTGCTAATATATTTATGTTTTTGGCTTCTTTAAGCTTATTAGCTTCATTAGTTATTTGAATAGCAAGCTCTCTAGTTGGAGTTAATATAAGAGCTTGAATTTCATTTGACGCACAATTTATATTCTCAAAAATAGGAAGCAAAAAGGCAAGAGTTTTACCAGTTCCAGTTGCAGCTTCGGCTATTATATCGTGTCCTTCCTTTATAAGAGATATACATTGTTCTTGAATTGGGGTAGGGTTAGTGATTCCTGTATTTTTTAATATATTTATTAAATCATCGTTTATTCCTAATTGTTTAAAATTCATATTTTTCATACCTTTCATAATTAGATGTATAAATACCAAAAGCTAAAATTTAAAATATATATATAGAAATTTTAATTCTTCAGAAAAATAGGTGATAGTCACCAAATTAGGTATAGATTATTTTTACAACATATATATAAGAAATTTTAAAATCGTATAGTTATATTAATCTAGTATTTTAATTTTAATTAAGCACTACCCTATATAATATAGGTAATTAATTATAAAAGTCAATTAATAAAGAGCATTTATTGAAAAAAAGCTTTACAAAACGCAAAAATATGTTAAATTTAAATAGAGTAACAATATATACTAAAATTATAGGAATACTAGAAACGGTTATTTTTTAAAAAAGAAGAAATATGTATGATATTTTGTACATATGATACATTTCAATATTTGATTTTTTAAATATGACTCAATATAATTAACGTAAAGAGAAAGGCTAAGGTGTGGTGATTTTATGAAAATTTCAACAAAAGGTAGATATGGATTAAGAGCATTAATAGATATATGTTTATATGCATCAGCAGAAATGGTTACAGTAAAAAGTATCTCAGAAAGACAAGGAATATCAGAAAGATATCTAGAACAAATATTTTCTTCACTTAGAAAAGGTGGGATAATAAATGCTAAAAAAGGAGCTCAAGGAGGATATTTTTTAGCTAAGAGTGCTAGAGAATTTACAATTGGAGACATTTTAAGTGTTTTAGAAGGAGATTTACTTTTAATTGATATAGAAAAAGATGAAAATGCTATCGAAAATTTTATAAGTGAAAACTTATGGAATGTTATAAATAATAAGATAAGTTCATTTTTTAATTCGATAACATTGGAAGATTTAGCTAATGATTATAAGAATAAAAATAAAGAAGATATGTATTATATATAATCTATTTAGGCATAATACTTGGAATGGACTAGTATACTGACTTATTATTTTTTTTGAATTTGCATTAAAAGATTAAAATACAAGCCTACAATAATTGTAGGCTTGTATTATTTTATCTTAATGTCTTTCAATTTGTTTCTAATTTCATGGATTTCTGTTTCTAGAGTATGGATTTTACTATCTAATGTTTGCAGAACTTTAGCATTATGTAATTTTGATTTTTTATCTAAAGATTTATCAATATCCTTCATGATTTTAATTAGCTTTTGTAATAAATCATATGCTATTTTTTTGTTGAATTAGTCCATATATTCAAATAAGGCTAGCTTTTAGATTGCTTGCAGATAGTGAAACAAGTTCTAGTGAGTATAACGATAATTATAAAAACAATAAAATAAATATCTTGTTAAATATAGATATAATGGTATAATTTTTACATAATGGAAATTGAGGGGGAAATAATGAAAAGTAAATTATTAAAAAAATTTATAACTTTAACTATTATAGGGGCAACTTTATTAACTACGTTACCAATAGGAGCAAGTGCCGAATGGAGAAGCAATAATGTTGGCTGGTCGTATTCACAAGGAACTAGTTATTCAATTGGGTGGAAATTAATTGATAACAGTTGGTATTACTTTGATTCTAATGGTTATATGGCTCATAATACTATAGTGGATGGATACTATATTGAATCTAATGGAACAGCAGTTGCTACTTCAAGTGTAGGTATACCAATTAAAGTTCCAGCTAATTGGACAAAGTTGGATATGAAAGTAGCTGGAATTGATTTGAGTTATAATATGAATAATAAATCAGCGTTTATTTATTCAACTAAGGATTTACCTGCTGGATGTTCGGAAAGCATTTTTATGAGTGGCGTGAAAGCTGGATTATCAAGTAAACAATCAGATGTTCAAGTCAGTGAAAAAAATTATAATGGGAAAAAGGCTTTCTGCGCAGAGTATGTGTATACACAAAATTCTCAAACTTTAAAAAATTATATGGTGTTTATCTTTAATAATAATAAAGCATATGTTTTTGGGATATCAAGTAATTTAGACTCATTTGATAATAATAAACGAGAATTAGAAGATCTCTTGAATTTATCGTTAGCATTTTAATAGAAGATAATTCAAAAATAGATCACATTTAATTTCAATGTGATTTATTTGTTACATTGAAAACTATTATAAAGGCTAATGGAAATAAATATATTTTATATTTATTTTAAATATTTAGATAATAGTAGTAATAACTAGCATTTTAAATATAAACGCTGAAAACACATGAATTTTGGGATATTATGAATTGGCAAAATATATAAAAGATGCATATAATGAATATAAAGCTAAAACCTGTGATAAGAATAGTAAATAATAAAGCTTAGTGTAAAGAGAGTTCGAGAGCTTGGTGAGATTCGAATACTGTAGATATTATTGAATGGGTCTTTGAGGTGACATTTTGAAATTTTGAGTAGGAATGTACGGGAAGTCAGCCGTTAAAATGACAGGATATAAAATATGAGAATTATAAATCTAATTTAATTTGTATTTGTAGAAAATAAATAATATTAAAGATTAATTAGCTTTTAAATTTTATTATTAGTATCTGATAAAGTATATACATTAGGTGGTATAACGAAATTATAACATTTCGTCCTTGTAAGGATGAAGTGTTTTTTGTTTATATTTTTATTATTTTTGATTAAGGAAATATGTATTTGGGCAAGTTATTTTTATAATAATATTTTTTGGATTTTGTAAGAAAAATATTTATCATTAAAAATTGCCAAATTAAATCTTAATTAAAATGTAAAATTATGATTACAAAATATCACGTAGATTGTATTAAAATTTGGGTGGCATAACGAGTCACTTCGTCCCAAAATTTGGGGACGAAGTGGCTCTTTTTATATAAAAAATTTCATTCCTAACAAAATAAAAGGAAGTTAAGTCGTATTAACGACTTAACTAAGTTCGAGGAACCAAATCATAGATTTGGATGCTCACTTATCACTTAAGGGGGAAAGATTATGACTAATATATCAAAAGAGAGTTTTAATGAAAAGAAGAATTCTGAGACTGTATTTTCTTTAATAAGCGAATTTAGAGGTGATGAAATTACTCCTATAAAAATTTTTGATGGGTTTAAGGGAAATAGAAAATTTATATTTGAAAGTGGAAGTAAGGAAAATTATTTTGGAAGATATTCATTTCTGGGAGAAAATCCTTATAAAGAAGTTTCTGGTGATACGCAAGAGGAAATTAATGAAATTAAGAAAGAAATTAGAATAAAGTTTGATAAAAACACTAATTATTTTTCATTTAAAGGTGGAGCAATTGGATATATGGGTTATGACTCTATACAATTGTATGAAAAGAAGCTTAATTTTAAAAATAAAGATGAATTAAATGTTCCTATAATAAGATTTAATTTTTATGATAGATACATTTGCTATGATCACTTTACTCATAAGGTTTATATTGTAGATAATATTTTAAAAAATGACAAACGAGATTATGATGAAATAATTAAATCACAAGAGAAATATATAAATAGTCTCTTATATAAGCCAACAGTAACTGAAAAATGTGAGGAAAAGAAAGACATCAATTTTAAATTTCATACTTCTAAAGAAGATTATATTGAAAAAGTAAAACGAGCAAAAGAACATATTTTAGCAGGAGATATTTTTCAAGTTGTATTATCTCAAAGGATGACTTGCGAAACTGAAAAATCCTATTTTGAAATTTATAGAAGACTTAGAGAAGGAAATCCTTCACCTTATATGTTTTTAATTGATTATGATGCTTATCAAATTATAGGATCATCACCAGAAAGTCTTGTGTCAGTTAAAGAGGGTAAAGTTATGACAAATCCAATAGCTGGTACAAAACCAAGAGGAGAAACTCCTGAAATAGATAATGCACTTGAAAAAGAACTTATGGAAGATAAAAAAGAACTAGCAGAACATGTTATGCTTGTGGACCTTGGAAGAAATGATATAGGTAAGATAAGTAAAATTGGCAGCGTAAATGTTAGTGAGTTTATGAAAATTGAAAAATTTTCACATGTAATGCATATAACAACAAAAGTTGTTGGAGATATAAAAGAGACTTGCGATGGTTTTGATGCAATAGCTGCATGCCTTCCAGCAGGAACTGTATCAGGTGCTCCTAAAATAAGAGCAATGGAAATTATAGAAGATCTTGAAGATTATAAAAGAGGAATTTATTCAGGCGCAGTTGGATATTTTTCATATGGCGGAGACATGGATGTGGCAATTGCACTAAGGACTATTATATTACAGGGTAAAACTGCTTACCTTCAAGCAGGAGCTGGAATTGTTTATGATTCAGTAGCAGAAACAGAATTTGAAGAAGTTCAAAACAAATTAAAAGTTTTAAAGGAGGCTTTAAGATGATAGCTTTAATAGATAATTACGATTCATTTACATTTAATTTATATCAATATTTAAGTGAATTTGCAGAAACTAAAGTTTTTAGAAATGATGAAATAACTATAGAAGAATTAAGCGAATTAAATCCAAAGGGAATAGTTATTTCACCAGGACCTGGAGTTCCAGAAGATGCAGGGATTTCAATAGAAGTAATTAAAAAATTAGGGAATAAAATCCCAATACTTGGAATATGCCTTGGACATCAAAGTATTGCAGCTGCCTATGGTGGCAATGTAATACGCGCAAATGAAATTTTTCATGGTAAAACTTCAAAAATTCAAGTTAAAGGAAAAGATATATTTGAAGGAATCCCAAGAAAATTAGATGTTATGAGATACCATTCATTAATAGTTGAAAATAGTTCTCTTCCTAATTGTCTTGAAGTTTTAGCTTTTACTGTAGAAAGTAATGACATTATGGCAATTAAGCATAAGGAATACAATGTATTTGGACTTCAATTTCATCCCGAATCAATATATACTCCAAAGGGCAAGCATATGATTGGAAATTTTGTAATCAATATTTGTGAAGATAAATTAAACGATTAATTTGCAAGGTAGTAAAAATACTCTTATATATTAGTACGTTGTAAAAATAAAATGAAATATCATTAATAATAAGCAGTAAATAAGCAAATAATAAAGTGATTTTGAGGGGGATTTAAAATGACAATTGATAAGGCAATTAAAAAATTATCTTCAAAGGAAGTATTAACTGAAGATGAAGTAAGAGCTGTAATAAATCAAATTATGAGAGGAGAAGCAACATCTTCTCAAATTGGTGGGTTTTTAATCGGTCTTAGAATAAATGGAGAAACTCCAGCGCAAATTTTAGGTGCAGTTAAAGCACTTAGAGATAATTTAATTCCAGTTAAAATAGAAGACAATGCACATCTTATAGATACTTGTGGAACTGGTGGAGATGGATCAAAGACGTTTAATATTTCTACAGCAGTTGCAATAATTGCAGCAAGTGGAGGTGCAAAGGTTGCAAAGCATGGTAATCGTGCAGTATCTAGTAAAAGTGGAAGTGCAGATGTACTTACAGAGCTTGGGATAAAAATTGATTTTGATGAAAGTCAAAGCAAAAAGATAATTGAAGAAAATGGAATGGCATTTTTATTTGCACCGAAATACAATGGAGCAATGAAAAATGTAGCAAAGGAAAGAAAAGAACTTGGAACAAGAACTATATTTAATTTAATAGGACCTCTTTCAAATCCAGCGCCACTTACAGGACAACTTATGGGAGTATATGATGGATCATTAATTGAAATTGCTGGAGAAGTTTTATTAAACCTTGGAATAGAAAGAGCTATGGTTGTATACGGTGATGATGGCTTAGATGAAATTACAACAACAACAACTACTAATGTATGTGAAGTTAAAGATGGAAAAATTATAACTTATAAATTAGATTCAGAAAAACTTGGATTTAAGAAGGCAACTTTAGAAGATTTAAAAGGCGGAGAAGCAAAAGAAAATTCAGAAATAATATTAAGTGTATTAAAAGGGGAAAAGGGAGCACCAAGGGATATAGTAATAATAAACAGTGGAGCTGCGCTTTATGTTGCAAAACTTGCTGACTCTTTAGAGGAAGGAATAAAAAAAGCTATTGAGCTTGTTGATTCAGGGGTTGCTTACAAAAAATATGAAGAACTTGCAAGCTTAAAATAAGTCGTAAAGTAACTAGGGGGTAATGTATTTTGATCTTAGATGATATTATAGCAAAGAAAAAAATTAGAGTAGACAAAAGAAAAAAAGAAATTCCTATTAAAGAATTAGAAAAACAAGCGCTTCAAAAAGTTAAGGTTGAAGCAGAATCCAATTATAAAAATCCTTTTAAAACTGCATTAACGAAAGAAGGGTTATCTGTAATTGCTGAATTTAAAAAGGCTTCCCCTTCAAAAGGTGTAATTGTAGAAGAGTTTAATGTAAAAGAAATATTGAATTATTATAATTACCTTGGGGTTGATGTATTTTCAATTTTAACTGAAGAAGATTTCTTCTTAGGATGTGACGAATATCTTAAAGAAATAAGAAGGATTTCACATACTCCAATTCTTAGAAAAGATTTTATAATAGACTACTATCAAATTTATGAAGCTAAGATTTTAGGTGCTGATGCAATATTACTTATTGTAAGTGTTTTAGGTGATAATTTGGGAGAATTTTATCATGAAGCAAAAAGATTTAATTTAGAGACTTTAGTTGAAGTTCATAATAAAGAAGAACTAGACTTGGCGCTTAAATATGATTGTGAGATTATAGGAATAAATAATAGAAATTTAAAAACTTTTGATGTAGCATTAGATACTACTAAAGAGCTAATTAAAAGCATACCAAAAGACAAGGTAATTATAGCAGAAAGTGGCATTATGAGTATTGAAGATTTAAAGATGATAGAAGAATTTGGAGTAGATGGGGCTTTAATTGGAGAATTATTTATGAGAAATATAGATAATTCAGATTTTAAATCTAAATATAAGGAATTTAGAAACAAATAACTAATATATATATCATTCAAAAATATTTGCATATGTGAGGATTTAATATGATTCAAGTTAAAATATGTGGAATAACTAATAAAAAGGAAATAGAATATTTAAATATTTTAAAACCAGAATACATAGGATTTGTATTTGCAAAGAGCAAAAGGCAAGTAACTGGGGAAAAAGCAAAGGAATTATGCTCAAATTTAGATGAAAACATAAAAAAAGTTGGGGTATTTAAGGATAATTCAATAGATGAAATTTTAGATGTTTTAGGAAATGTGGATTTAGATGTTATTCAACTTCATGGAAAAGAAGATGAAGACTTTATAAATTTATTAAAGAAAAACATGAATAAATCCATAAAAATATGGAAAGCAATATCTATAAAGGATATTAAAAGTATGAAAAAATATATTGCACGCAATAAGCAGTCAGTAGGTAATGAAAAACAGGGGGATTATTTAATAGATAATTTTCTAATAGATGGTGATAATCCAGGCAGTGGAGAAGCATTTTCTTTAGAAAATATAAATGAATACTTTGGTGAAGATTATGAAACAGGATATGTAAATGATTGTATTTTTAAACAAAGTAACTTCTTTTTAGCTGGGGGAATAAGTGCTGAAAATGTTATAGAGAGAATAGCTAAGGCAAATCCGAGTGGTGTTGATGTTTCATCTGGGGTTGAAATCATAGATGGAGATGGAAATAGAACAAAGTCTTTTGAGAAAATGAAGAGTTTAATTGAAAAAGTTAGAACAATTAAATAAGAAAGGTTGGGAAAAATAATGAATGGTAAATTTAATGATTTTGGGGGACAATATGTTCCTGAAACTGTAATGAATGCTTTGATAGAACTTGAAGGCGCATATGAAAAGGTAATAGATGACAAGGAATTTATAGAGGAGTATATGTATAATTTAAAATACTATACTGGAAGACCAAGTCCCCTTTATTATGCTGAAAATATGACTCGCGATTTAGGTGGAGCAAAAATTTATTTAAAGAGAGAAGATTTAAATCATACAGGAGCTCATAAGATTAATAATGCGCTTGGGCAAGTGCTTTTAGCTAAGAGAATGGGCAAAAAGAAAGTTATAGCAGAAACAGGTGCAGGACAACATGGTGTTGCAACAGCTACAGTTGCAGCAAAATTTGGAATGGAATGTAAGGTGTTCATGGGTGAAGAAGACATAAGAAGACAAGCTATGAATGTAAAGAAAATGGAACTTTTAGGTACAGAGGTGGTTCCAGTTTTAAATGGAGCTAGAACTTTAAATGATGCTGTGACTGAAGCAATAA is a window encoding:
- a CDS encoding DEAD/DEAH box helicase: MNFKQLGINDDLINILKNTGITNPTPIQEQCISLIKEGHDIIAEAATGTGKTLAFLLPIFENINCASNEIQALILTPTRELAIQITNEANKLKEAKNINILATYGGRDIGSQLKKLNKNIHLIIATPGRLLDHIERKTIDLSKLKTFILDEADQMLLMGFKNEVESIIKEMPKKHQTLCFSATMNSDVKKLAYRYMIDPSIVSIKKEEVTLSAIKQDVVETTDRNKRDALCKVLDEDNSFMAIIFCRTKRRVDELEVILHTRKYDCVKLHSDIPQNKRERIMKSFRNADIQYLIATDVAARGLDISGITHIYNYDIPETVESYIHRIGRTGRAGESGYTCMFVDPKNMRELEQIENNIGFKIPRRNVDI
- a CDS encoding RrF2 family transcriptional regulator, whose product is MKISTKGRYGLRALIDICLYASAEMVTVKSISERQGISERYLEQIFSSLRKGGIINAKKGAQGGYFLAKSAREFTIGDILSVLEGDLLLIDIEKDENAIENFISENLWNVINNKISSFFNSITLEDLANDYKNKNKEDMYYI
- the trpE gene encoding anthranilate synthase component I — encoded protein: MTNISKESFNEKKNSETVFSLISEFRGDEITPIKIFDGFKGNRKFIFESGSKENYFGRYSFLGENPYKEVSGDTQEEINEIKKEIRIKFDKNTNYFSFKGGAIGYMGYDSIQLYEKKLNFKNKDELNVPIIRFNFYDRYICYDHFTHKVYIVDNILKNDKRDYDEIIKSQEKYINSLLYKPTVTEKCEEKKDINFKFHTSKEDYIEKVKRAKEHILAGDIFQVVLSQRMTCETEKSYFEIYRRLREGNPSPYMFLIDYDAYQIIGSSPESLVSVKEGKVMTNPIAGTKPRGETPEIDNALEKELMEDKKELAEHVMLVDLGRNDIGKISKIGSVNVSEFMKIEKFSHVMHITTKVVGDIKETCDGFDAIAACLPAGTVSGAPKIRAMEIIEDLEDYKRGIYSGAVGYFSYGGDMDVAIALRTIILQGKTAYLQAGAGIVYDSVAETEFEEVQNKLKVLKEALR
- a CDS encoding anthranilate synthase component II — protein: MIALIDNYDSFTFNLYQYLSEFAETKVFRNDEITIEELSELNPKGIVISPGPGVPEDAGISIEVIKKLGNKIPILGICLGHQSIAAAYGGNVIRANEIFHGKTSKIQVKGKDIFEGIPRKLDVMRYHSLIVENSSLPNCLEVLAFTVESNDIMAIKHKEYNVFGLQFHPESIYTPKGKHMIGNFVINICEDKLND
- the trpD gene encoding anthranilate phosphoribosyltransferase, producing the protein MTIDKAIKKLSSKEVLTEDEVRAVINQIMRGEATSSQIGGFLIGLRINGETPAQILGAVKALRDNLIPVKIEDNAHLIDTCGTGGDGSKTFNISTAVAIIAASGGAKVAKHGNRAVSSKSGSADVLTELGIKIDFDESQSKKIIEENGMAFLFAPKYNGAMKNVAKERKELGTRTIFNLIGPLSNPAPLTGQLMGVYDGSLIEIAGEVLLNLGIERAMVVYGDDGLDEITTTTTTNVCEVKDGKIITYKLDSEKLGFKKATLEDLKGGEAKENSEIILSVLKGEKGAPRDIVIINSGAALYVAKLADSLEEGIKKAIELVDSGVAYKKYEELASLK
- the trpC gene encoding indole-3-glycerol phosphate synthase TrpC, whose product is MILDDIIAKKKIRVDKRKKEIPIKELEKQALQKVKVEAESNYKNPFKTALTKEGLSVIAEFKKASPSKGVIVEEFNVKEILNYYNYLGVDVFSILTEEDFFLGCDEYLKEIRRISHTPILRKDFIIDYYQIYEAKILGADAILLIVSVLGDNLGEFYHEAKRFNLETLVEVHNKEELDLALKYDCEIIGINNRNLKTFDVALDTTKELIKSIPKDKVIIAESGIMSIEDLKMIEEFGVDGALIGELFMRNIDNSDFKSKYKEFRNK
- a CDS encoding phosphoribosylanthranilate isomerase, which produces MIQVKICGITNKKEIEYLNILKPEYIGFVFAKSKRQVTGEKAKELCSNLDENIKKVGVFKDNSIDEILDVLGNVDLDVIQLHGKEDEDFINLLKKNMNKSIKIWKAISIKDIKSMKKYIARNKQSVGNEKQGDYLIDNFLIDGDNPGSGEAFSLENINEYFGEDYETGYVNDCIFKQSNFFLAGGISAENVIERIAKANPSGVDVSSGVEIIDGDGNRTKSFEKMKSLIEKVRTIK